In Balaenoptera acutorostrata chromosome 19, mBalAcu1.1, whole genome shotgun sequence, the following proteins share a genomic window:
- the LOC103005307 gene encoding binder of sperm protein homolog 1, with translation MILVGRHENSEINVSFKFYFSETITHLPEVKDGKCFFPFHYRDGIFYDCVKFNAKHKWCSLNETYEGYWKYCSEEDFAKCVFPFWYRHLIYWECTDDGDSFGKTWCSLTQNYNKDKIWKYCD, from the exons ATGATCTTGGTTGGAAGACATGAGAATAGTGAAATAAACGTCagcttcaaattttatttttcagaaactaTAACTCACCTTCCAGAAGTCAAAG aTGGCAAGTGTTTCTTTCCATTCCACTATAGAGATGGAATTTTCTATGACTGTGTCAAGTTCAATGCAAAACACAAGTGGTGCTCCTTGAATGAAACTTATGAAGGATATTGGAAGTATTGTTCTGAAGAAG ACTTTGCAAAATGTGTGTTTCCCTTCTGGTACAGACACCTGATATACTGGGAATGTACCGATGATGGGGATTCATTTGGGAAAACATGGTGTTCACTGACCCAGAATTATAACAAGGACAAGATTTGGAAATATTGCGATTGA